In one window of Deinococcus hopiensis KR-140 DNA:
- a CDS encoding ribokinase produces the protein MVPVILVAGSANLDLTVAVPHIVRPGETVIGGDTVTAPGGKGANQAVAAGRAGGRVTFLGALGRDAAGQTLLSSLQEVGVDTACVQLVDAPTGAAYISVTPEGENAITVSSGANAHLLPEHLPDLTPFTHLLLQLETPPETVSAFAQAGHAAGLSVVLNAAPARPLDEQLLRHVSVLVVNEGELQTLAGEEGGTEAQAARLRARGPQTVVVTLGAQGCLAQTAGSTIRLPAFRVEVTDTTGAGDTFVGVLAAWLSQGAPLEGALQAATVGAALACTQPGAQPGMPTRAAILAHLTR, from the coding sequence ATGGTCCCCGTGATTCTCGTCGCCGGTTCAGCCAATCTGGACCTCACCGTCGCCGTGCCGCACATTGTCAGGCCGGGAGAGACGGTGATCGGCGGCGATACCGTCACCGCGCCCGGCGGGAAGGGAGCCAACCAGGCCGTCGCGGCGGGCCGGGCCGGAGGGAGGGTTACCTTTCTGGGCGCGCTCGGAAGGGACGCGGCGGGTCAGACCCTCTTGTCGTCGTTACAGGAAGTGGGGGTGGACACGGCCTGTGTTCAACTTGTGGACGCCCCCACCGGAGCCGCCTACATCAGCGTGACCCCGGAAGGCGAGAACGCCATCACCGTCTCATCGGGGGCCAACGCCCATCTGCTCCCCGAACACCTCCCGGACCTGACTCCCTTCACTCACCTGCTGCTGCAACTCGAAACGCCGCCCGAGACGGTGAGCGCCTTTGCTCAGGCCGGACACGCGGCGGGCCTGTCCGTCGTGCTCAACGCCGCCCCCGCCCGTCCTCTCGACGAGCAATTGCTGCGCCACGTGAGCGTTCTCGTCGTCAATGAGGGCGAGTTGCAAACGCTGGCCGGGGAGGAGGGAGGCACGGAAGCCCAGGCCGCACGCCTGCGGGCACGTGGGCCGCAAACTGTCGTCGTGACGCTTGGAGCGCAGGGCTGTCTGGCCCAGACCGCCGGCAGCACCATCCGGCTTCCCGCCTTCCGGGTCGAAGTCACCGATACCACTGGCGCGGGCGACACCTTCGTGGGCGTGTTGGCGGCGTGGCTCTCGCAGGGTGCCCCCCTGGAGGGCGCCCTTCAGGCCGCCACTGTCGGCGCGGCCCTCGCCTGCACCCAGCCGGGAGCGCAGCCTGGGATGCCCACCCGCGCGGCCATCCTCGCCCACCTCACCCGCTGA
- a CDS encoding acetylxylan esterase, translated as MAFFDLPLDTLRTYRPDVSTPADFAAFWEDTLEEARAFPLDARFEEVDYGLRGLKTYDVTFRGYGGQAIKGWLLQPRNAAGASPCVVEFIGYGGGRGLPTDWLTYASAGYAHLVMDTRGQGSVWRRGDTPDLAPDGDNPQHPGFMTRGIRRPQTYYYRRVFTDGVRAVEAARSAPGVDPSRVAVAGGSQGGGITLAVAGLVQDVSALLPDVPFLCQFRRASEITNAAPYSELTGYLRIHREAVEDVFSTLAYFDGLNFAPRVQAPALFSVGLMDEVCPPSTVFAAYNRLPGEKDIRVYAYSGHEAGEGVHVPERLRFLSRLPGWSP; from the coding sequence ATGGCGTTCTTTGACCTGCCGCTCGACACCCTGCGGACCTACCGGCCCGACGTTTCGACACCCGCGGACTTCGCCGCCTTCTGGGAAGACACGCTGGAGGAGGCCCGCGCCTTTCCCCTCGACGCCCGGTTCGAGGAGGTGGATTACGGCTTACGGGGCCTGAAGACCTATGACGTGACCTTCCGAGGCTACGGCGGACAGGCGATCAAGGGCTGGCTTTTGCAGCCGCGTAACGCTGCGGGTGCCTCGCCCTGCGTGGTGGAGTTCATCGGGTACGGCGGCGGGCGTGGCCTCCCCACCGACTGGCTGACCTACGCCTCGGCGGGGTACGCTCACCTCGTCATGGACACGCGTGGACAGGGCAGTGTCTGGCGGCGGGGCGACACGCCAGACCTCGCGCCCGACGGGGACAATCCGCAGCATCCCGGCTTTATGACCCGCGGGATTCGCCGTCCGCAGACCTACTACTACCGCCGGGTCTTCACCGACGGAGTGCGGGCGGTGGAGGCGGCCCGTTCGGCTCCGGGGGTAGACCCATCGAGGGTGGCGGTGGCGGGCGGCAGTCAGGGCGGAGGCATCACACTCGCGGTAGCGGGCCTCGTGCAGGACGTGTCGGCGCTGCTGCCCGACGTGCCCTTTCTGTGTCAGTTTCGCCGCGCCTCCGAGATCACAAACGCCGCGCCGTACAGCGAACTGACCGGCTACCTCCGCATTCACCGGGAGGCGGTGGAGGACGTCTTTTCCACCCTCGCCTATTTCGACGGCCTGAACTTCGCGCCGCGTGTGCAGGCCCCCGCCCTCTTTTCGGTGGGCCTGATGGACGAGGTGTGTCCGCCCAGCACGGTCTTCGCGGCGTACAACCGCCTGCCGGGCGAGAAGGACATCCGCGTCTATGCCTACAGCGGCCACGAGGCGGGCGAGGGCGTCCATGTGCCCGAACGCCTGCGCTTCCTCTCGCGCCTGCCGGGATGGTCCCCGTGA
- a CDS encoding carbohydrate kinase family protein: MTSTAALPIVVSAGEALTDLVTAGGNVWQAHPGGAGWNVARACARLGVATAFAGAIGEDNFGDDLWQESEAAGLDLRFLQRSSQPTLLAVVYHLAPPAYRFLGENSADLRFDPSRLPAGWMQAARWLHVGGISLARWPLADTLLDLIARAKEVGVKLSFDPNARITHRHPDYRMVFERVARQSDVLKFSDEDLEFFFPEQSEEDALRALRGLNARCPIVITRGARGATLYQPAGRVDLPTVKVQVADTVGAGDALCAGLLVSAATRPEGLWTDHLQMGLRAAAAACARSGAYAPTLADLAALEA, encoded by the coding sequence ATGACTTCAACTGCTGCTCTTCCAATCGTCGTGAGTGCTGGAGAAGCCCTGACAGACCTGGTCACCGCCGGCGGCAACGTCTGGCAGGCGCATCCGGGTGGGGCGGGATGGAACGTCGCGCGGGCCTGCGCCCGTCTGGGCGTGGCCACCGCGTTTGCCGGCGCCATCGGTGAGGACAACTTCGGAGACGACCTCTGGCAGGAAAGTGAGGCCGCCGGACTCGATCTGCGTTTTCTCCAGCGGTCTTCCCAGCCGACGCTGCTGGCCGTCGTCTACCACCTCGCGCCCCCGGCCTACCGCTTCCTCGGAGAGAACAGCGCGGACCTGCGCTTCGATCCTTCGCGGCTTCCTGCGGGCTGGATGCAGGCCGCCCGTTGGCTGCATGTCGGCGGAATCAGCCTTGCCCGTTGGCCCCTGGCCGACACCCTGCTGGACTTGATCGCCCGGGCGAAGGAAGTGGGGGTCAAGCTCAGCTTCGATCCCAACGCCCGAATCACCCACCGTCACCCCGACTACCGGATGGTGTTCGAGCGGGTGGCCCGGCAGTCGGACGTACTGAAATTCAGCGACGAGGACCTGGAATTTTTCTTTCCCGAGCAGTCCGAGGAAGACGCCCTGCGCGCCCTGCGCGGCCTGAATGCCCGCTGCCCCATCGTGATCACCCGGGGGGCCAGGGGCGCGACCCTCTACCAGCCGGCAGGCCGGGTGGACCTCCCCACCGTGAAGGTGCAGGTGGCCGACACGGTGGGCGCGGGCGACGCCCTGTGCGCCGGTCTGCTCGTCAGCGCAGCGACGCGCCCCGAGGGCTTGTGGACCGACCACCTCCAGATGGGCCTGCGGGCAGCGGCAGCAGCCTGTGCCCGTTCCGGAGCCTACGCCCCGACGCTGGCGGACCTCGCCGCCCTGGAGGCTTAG
- a CDS encoding erythromycin esterase family protein, with protein sequence MLDQPLPQLGWNMNGPHSALTAFLNTLPARPQLLAFGEPTHAVETFQTWRNHIFQVLVEDHGFRSIALESDVVAGLRVNAHVTLGQGTLDEAMQTGFSHGFGSRPANRELVEWMRDFNAGRDPEDHLHFYGFDPPLEWWAPGPRVSLLALHAFLTAQLGALPVEADTIASLCGEEERWTNAAAVRDASQSIGDSLEARRLRRLADDLAGVLDTHAPGLAAHPGFWEAQLHARTAVGLLQYHALLADPAPRRMERAAALRALLMADNLSAIAGCEEERGPTLVFAHNAHLQRHISTMRLGDTHLKWWSAGAHAHTRFGLRYALIASDLGTAAEKGIGEPAPGTLGGALMSLAAPATLMPAQALTAALPPTLAKRTDVPQQAGYFPLNAAHLALADGVLFLKHA encoded by the coding sequence ATGCTGGACCAACCCCTGCCCCAACTCGGCTGGAACATGAACGGGCCGCATTCTGCCCTCACGGCGTTCCTGAACACGCTGCCTGCCAGACCCCAGCTGCTGGCCTTTGGTGAGCCCACCCACGCCGTGGAGACGTTTCAGACGTGGCGTAACCACATTTTCCAGGTGCTCGTCGAGGACCACGGCTTCCGCTCCATTGCTCTCGAAAGCGACGTCGTGGCGGGGCTGCGGGTCAATGCCCACGTCACGCTGGGGCAAGGCACGCTGGACGAGGCCATGCAGACGGGCTTCAGCCATGGTTTCGGCTCCCGTCCCGCCAACCGCGAACTCGTGGAGTGGATGAGGGATTTCAACGCGGGCCGTGACCCCGAAGATCACCTGCACTTTTACGGCTTCGATCCACCGCTGGAGTGGTGGGCTCCAGGTCCCCGCGTCAGTCTGCTGGCCCTGCACGCGTTCCTGACCGCGCAGTTGGGAGCACTCCCGGTGGAGGCGGATACCATCGCCTCCCTCTGTGGCGAAGAGGAACGCTGGACCAACGCGGCGGCGGTCAGAGACGCGTCGCAGTCTATCGGAGACAGCCTGGAAGCCCGGCGACTGCGGCGGCTGGCCGATGACCTCGCGGGCGTTCTCGATACCCACGCGCCCGGACTGGCCGCGCACCCCGGCTTCTGGGAAGCGCAGTTGCACGCCCGAACGGCGGTGGGTCTACTCCAGTACCACGCGCTGCTGGCAGATCCTGCACCCCGCCGTATGGAACGGGCAGCGGCCCTGCGGGCACTGCTGATGGCCGACAACCTCAGCGCCATTGCCGGGTGTGAGGAGGAACGTGGGCCCACGCTCGTGTTCGCCCACAACGCCCATCTGCAGCGCCACATCAGCACGATGAGGCTCGGCGACACGCACCTGAAATGGTGGAGTGCCGGAGCCCATGCCCACACCCGCTTTGGTCTCCGCTACGCCTTGATTGCCAGCGATCTGGGCACCGCAGCCGAAAAAGGCATCGGGGAACCAGCCCCCGGCACGTTGGGTGGCGCGCTTATGTCCCTCGCGGCTCCCGCCACCCTGATGCCCGCTCAGGCGTTGACCGCCGCCCTCCCACCGACATTGGCCAAACGAACGGACGTTCCCCAGCAGGCCGGTTACTTCCCCCTCAACGCGGCGCACCTCGCTCTGGCTGACGGCGTGCTTTTCCTGAAGCACGCCTGA
- a CDS encoding glycoside hydrolase family 18 protein: MNRSKRLFSVLPLVTVTLLGVACGQGPGPGVSGSNRVGYFTQWGVYSGNTVKKVLEDSGAAANLTHVNYAFGDVTEAGVCASLDPWADWQKPTAPADSVDGAGDGDAQVLKGNFEELRELKAKHPDLKVLISLGGWTKSKWFSNAVLTPESRIRLARSCVDLFIRGNLPESGAGVAAGVFDGIDVDWEYPGAEGNEGNIVRREDTRNFTLFLSELRRQLDAVRPGLLLTAATSAAQAKAAKLELGDIGTSLDFLNVMTYDFHGSWEAKGPTNFHSTLRADPVSPGTAAERAFNVADAASFYVAAGFPREKINIGIPYYGKGWKGVADVNHGLYQPAASALGDKGYRDLEALNYPKFRDPVTGQMWIYNGDEFWAYEDAQSVAAKAAWAKAQGLGGVMVWSLETDSPDGALTKAIAGALK; the protein is encoded by the coding sequence ATGAACAGGTCCAAGCGTCTGTTTTCCGTCCTTCCCCTCGTGACCGTGACCCTTCTGGGGGTCGCGTGCGGTCAGGGCCCGGGTCCGGGAGTGAGCGGCTCCAACCGGGTCGGGTACTTCACCCAGTGGGGCGTGTACAGCGGCAACACCGTGAAAAAGGTGCTGGAAGACAGCGGCGCCGCCGCCAACCTGACGCACGTGAACTACGCCTTCGGGGACGTGACCGAGGCGGGGGTGTGCGCCAGCCTCGATCCCTGGGCCGACTGGCAAAAACCCACTGCTCCTGCCGACAGCGTCGACGGTGCGGGTGACGGCGACGCCCAGGTGCTGAAGGGCAACTTCGAGGAACTGCGCGAACTCAAGGCCAAACACCCGGACCTCAAGGTGCTGATCTCGCTGGGTGGCTGGACCAAATCGAAGTGGTTCTCGAACGCGGTCCTGACGCCCGAGAGCCGCATCAGGCTCGCGCGGTCCTGCGTGGACCTGTTTATCCGGGGCAACCTGCCGGAAAGCGGCGCAGGCGTGGCGGCGGGCGTGTTCGACGGCATCGACGTGGATTGGGAATACCCTGGGGCCGAGGGCAACGAGGGCAACATCGTGCGCCGGGAAGACACCCGCAACTTCACCCTGTTCCTGTCCGAATTGCGCCGCCAACTCGACGCGGTGCGCCCCGGCCTGCTGTTGACCGCCGCCACCTCCGCCGCCCAGGCCAAGGCGGCGAAGCTGGAACTGGGCGACATCGGCACCTCCCTCGATTTCCTCAATGTCATGACCTACGACTTCCACGGCAGCTGGGAGGCGAAGGGACCCACCAACTTCCACTCCACGCTGCGGGCAGACCCCGTCTCACCCGGAACCGCCGCCGAGCGCGCCTTTAACGTGGCGGACGCAGCGTCCTTCTACGTCGCCGCAGGCTTCCCCAGGGAAAAAATCAACATCGGCATTCCCTACTACGGCAAGGGCTGGAAGGGCGTGGCGGACGTCAACCACGGCCTGTATCAACCCGCCGCGAGCGCGCTGGGCGACAAGGGCTACCGGGACCTCGAAGCCCTGAATTACCCCAAGTTCCGCGACCCCGTGACGGGCCAGATGTGGATCTACAACGGCGACGAGTTCTGGGCCTACGAGGACGCGCAGTCGGTGGCGGCCAAGGCCGCCTGGGCCAAGGCGCAGGGTCTCGGCGGCGTGATGGTCTGGTCCCTGGAGACCGACAGCCCCGACGGAGCGCTGACGAAGGCGATCGCGGGAGCGCTGAAGTAG
- a CDS encoding tyrosine-type recombinase/integrase — MTNRGDPITSSQSLDLRRTHLLDQASAWVSLHESELRRRAMEAARDKNAEVLWDLTAAYLTTLGQVGITLSPHTLRSYRTGVRQFLTHAEERAWNLLRPRRNDAAFWIASLTANTDAPQKKAASTVRSRVAAANALYAALRWAGATEAHPFEDVKQPRDRTDAISKRPPYRETTVHRALAAAERENRTDLRVLILLTAHAGLRIEEALTLTWKDIDAVNRRITVRGKGDKRRIVGMSGTLEDALRAHAGQGKDGRLFTFRYRSGAVYHLRRLMEAEGLTWAGFHAYRKFNGTLLYKRTRDFARVARHLGHSNVNTTRAYVEVPADDLASELADL; from the coding sequence ATGACCAACAGGGGAGACCCCATCACTTCCTCCCAGTCCCTCGACCTCCGCCGCACCCACCTGCTGGACCAGGCCAGCGCCTGGGTCTCCCTCCACGAAAGCGAACTCCGCCGCCGCGCGATGGAAGCCGCGAGAGACAAGAACGCGGAAGTCCTGTGGGACCTCACGGCCGCGTACCTCACCACCCTCGGCCAGGTGGGCATCACCCTCAGCCCGCACACCCTGCGCTCGTACCGCACGGGTGTGCGGCAATTTCTCACGCACGCGGAGGAACGCGCCTGGAACCTCCTGAGGCCCAGGCGCAACGACGCCGCGTTTTGGATTGCGAGTCTGACAGCCAACACAGATGCGCCGCAGAAAAAAGCCGCGTCAACGGTACGCTCCCGCGTCGCGGCCGCCAACGCCCTGTACGCCGCGCTGCGTTGGGCCGGAGCCACGGAGGCGCATCCGTTCGAGGACGTGAAGCAGCCGCGGGACCGCACGGACGCGATCAGCAAACGGCCACCCTACCGCGAGACGACCGTTCACCGTGCCCTGGCGGCCGCAGAACGTGAGAACCGGACAGACTTGCGCGTCTTGATCCTCCTGACCGCTCACGCTGGACTGCGCATTGAGGAAGCCCTGACGCTGACCTGGAAGGATATTGACGCGGTGAACCGCCGGATCACGGTGAGGGGCAAAGGCGACAAACGGCGCATTGTCGGCATGTCGGGAACGCTGGAGGACGCGCTGCGAGCGCATGCAGGGCAAGGCAAGGATGGCCGGCTCTTTACCTTCCGGTACCGTTCGGGGGCGGTCTATCACCTGCGGCGGTTGATGGAGGCGGAGGGGCTGACGTGGGCGGGATTTCATGCGTACCGGAAGTTCAACGGGACCCTGCTCTATAAGCGAACGCGTGATTTTGCGCGGGTGGCGCGGCATTTGGGGCATTCGAACGTGAATACGACGCGGGCATATGTGGAAGTGCCTGCCGATGACCTCGCCTCCGAACTCGCAGACCTTTGA
- the rnhA gene encoding ribonuclease HI → MTQDRPSVRLVTDGACSGNPGPGGWACILTLGEHQKELSGSEAQTTNNRMELTALLGGLRALKRPCQVHVVSDSKYGTDAFEKDWLSNWQRKNWKNVKNPDLWQALLLAAQPHTLTFEWVQGHAGHPENEGADQLAVQARDAAARSPSTPRPDPTDRLF, encoded by the coding sequence ATGACTCAAGACCGCCCTTCTGTTCGCCTCGTCACCGACGGTGCTTGCTCCGGGAATCCCGGCCCCGGAGGCTGGGCCTGCATCCTCACCCTAGGTGAACATCAGAAGGAACTCTCCGGCAGCGAAGCGCAGACCACCAACAACCGCATGGAACTCACCGCCCTCCTCGGAGGCTTGCGCGCCCTCAAACGCCCCTGCCAAGTCCACGTCGTGAGTGATTCCAAGTACGGCACCGACGCGTTCGAGAAAGACTGGCTGAGCAACTGGCAGCGCAAGAACTGGAAGAACGTCAAAAACCCGGACCTCTGGCAAGCCCTCCTCCTGGCCGCCCAACCGCACACGCTTACGTTTGAGTGGGTGCAGGGTCATGCGGGACATCCGGAGAATGAAGGCGCGGACCAGCTCGCCGTACAAGCTCGTGATGCTGCAGCCAGATCCCCAAGCACTCCCCGCCCAGATCCCACGGACCGCCTCTTTTAA
- a CDS encoding aldo/keto reductase: protein MDYVRLGHSGLKVSRIALGTMTYGDPNWRDWVLSEDQSRPFIARALELGINFFDTADMYSLGASEEILGRALAEYTRRDQVVVATKVFNRMGPGPNDAGLSRKHIMDAVQSSLKRLGTDYIDLYQIHRFDPETPILETMTALHDLVRMGAVRYIGASSMLAYQFAKMQHVADLHGLTRFVSMQNHYNLVYREEEREMLPLCREDGVGVIPWSPLARGFLTGNRKAGEPQTTRARSDKFGEALYRTEDDYAVQARVAEVAARLETTPAQVATAWLLHQPGVTAPIIGASKMPHLEDAVAALHVKLNSEDLSALEELYRPHPVLGI, encoded by the coding sequence ATGGATTACGTGCGTCTCGGTCACAGTGGATTGAAAGTCTCGCGCATCGCTCTGGGCACCATGACCTATGGTGACCCCAACTGGCGCGACTGGGTACTCTCCGAAGACCAGAGCCGCCCGTTCATTGCACGCGCCCTTGAACTCGGCATCAATTTCTTTGACACGGCGGACATGTACTCGCTCGGGGCGAGCGAAGAAATCCTGGGTCGGGCGCTGGCCGAGTACACGCGGCGCGATCAGGTGGTTGTCGCCACCAAAGTCTTTAACCGGATGGGTCCCGGTCCCAACGACGCGGGCCTCTCGCGCAAGCACATCATGGACGCCGTGCAGTCGAGTCTGAAGCGGCTGGGAACCGACTACATTGACCTGTACCAGATTCACCGTTTCGATCCCGAAACGCCCATTCTAGAAACCATGACAGCGCTGCATGACCTCGTCCGGATGGGAGCCGTTCGGTACATTGGGGCGAGCAGCATGCTGGCCTACCAGTTCGCCAAGATGCAGCATGTGGCCGATCTGCATGGACTCACCCGCTTCGTGAGCATGCAAAACCACTACAACCTCGTCTACCGTGAGGAGGAGCGCGAAATGCTGCCGCTGTGCCGTGAGGATGGGGTGGGCGTCATTCCCTGGAGTCCGCTGGCGCGCGGTTTTCTGACGGGTAACCGCAAGGCGGGCGAGCCGCAGACCACCCGGGCGCGCAGCGACAAGTTTGGAGAGGCGCTCTACCGCACCGAGGACGACTACGCCGTCCAGGCGCGGGTGGCGGAGGTGGCCGCACGTCTGGAGACGACGCCCGCACAGGTGGCAACGGCCTGGTTGCTGCATCAGCCGGGGGTCACGGCACCCATCATCGGGGCGAGCAAGATGCCTCATCTGGAAGACGCAGTTGCTGCCCTTCATGTGAAGCTGAATTCGGAAGACCTGTCGGCGCTGGAGGAGCTTTACCGCCCCCATCCCGTATTGGGTATCTGA
- a CDS encoding response regulator transcription factor, whose product MPGWENKSSSVRRFNLSGSRALQGLLGSRYAAEFAAGSHIELHELLPDLQAWLEVGQAKAKPRLSGTVLSAREHEVLQCLIQGASDKCIAQIRSPSTVSQLVANMLGKLGLDCVMVSNWPVGRQNKARKPKENWIRRSRHCCTEGANTYLILPGCQD is encoded by the coding sequence ATGCCCGGCTGGGAAAACAAGTCGTCATCTGTTCGCCGATTTAACTTGAGCGGTTCGCGCGCGCTGCAGGGCTTGCTGGGGAGTCGGTACGCGGCAGAATTTGCTGCAGGGAGCCACATAGAACTCCACGAACTGCTTCCCGACCTTCAGGCCTGGCTGGAAGTGGGACAGGCGAAGGCGAAACCTCGCCTCTCAGGAACAGTGCTGAGTGCACGCGAGCACGAGGTGTTGCAGTGCCTCATTCAAGGGGCCTCGGACAAATGCATTGCCCAGATCCGCTCGCCCAGTACCGTCAGCCAACTCGTTGCGAACATGCTCGGCAAGCTTGGCTTGGACTGCGTCATGGTGTCGAACTGGCCCGTTGGGCGTCAGAACAAGGCGAGGAAGCCGAAAGAGAACTGGATACGACGCTCTCGTCATTGCTGCACCGAGGGGGCCAACACGTACTTAATTCTGCCAGGGTGCCAGGACTGA
- a CDS encoding IS4 family transposase yields MIRPSAALSHVDTFAAYLKERLPHHRSDTLRRLTEVLFGILQAESTLHRKIAVHIHRDATPSSILRLVARTFHETDLTPQDVTDVLLPLLPTGKLTFVLDRTNWKLGQRDLNLLVLGVALGDVVLPLMWKVLPHGGNSDMRVRMLLVGLLLKRLPARRWAVLIADREFVGQEWFSFLRARQIKRCIRIRENTVLDEDPARHYFQNLKPGEVRELLERVWVYGSWMRVVATLSPQGERLLVASDLSLWNTLTTYRLRWGIECAFSAMKTRGLNLEQTHMTQPDRLSRLFGLLSLALAWMVRVGAWRAGQQPISTKKHARPAISRASYGRELLCPALRWGKTTFYTYLDLLKSPFPAPERQKT; encoded by the coding sequence GTGATCCGTCCCAGTGCCGCCCTTTCGCATGTTGACACGTTCGCCGCGTACCTCAAAGAACGCCTCCCGCATCACCGTTCCGACACCCTCCGTCGCCTGACGGAGGTCCTGTTCGGCATCCTTCAGGCCGAGTCCACGCTGCACCGTAAGATCGCCGTTCATATCCACCGTGACGCGACGCCGAGCTCCATTCTCCGCCTAGTCGCTCGGACGTTCCACGAAACGGACCTCACGCCGCAGGACGTCACGGACGTCCTGCTTCCACTGCTCCCGACGGGCAAGCTCACCTTCGTTCTGGACCGCACGAACTGGAAGTTGGGTCAGCGCGACCTCAATCTCCTGGTGCTAGGCGTTGCCCTCGGGGATGTGGTCCTCCCCCTCATGTGGAAGGTGTTGCCGCACGGCGGTAACAGTGACATGCGGGTCCGGATGCTCCTGGTCGGTCTGCTTCTGAAGCGTCTTCCCGCTCGACGTTGGGCGGTCCTGATCGCCGACCGGGAGTTCGTCGGGCAGGAGTGGTTCAGTTTTTTGCGAGCGAGGCAGATCAAGCGATGTATCCGTATCCGGGAAAACACTGTATTGGACGAAGATCCTGCACGCCACTACTTCCAGAATCTCAAGCCGGGAGAGGTTCGTGAACTGCTCGAACGGGTCTGGGTGTACGGCAGTTGGATGCGCGTAGTGGCGACGCTCTCCCCACAGGGAGAGCGCCTCCTCGTCGCCTCGGATTTGTCCCTCTGGAACACACTGACGACCTATCGTTTGAGGTGGGGCATCGAATGTGCGTTCTCAGCCATGAAAACTCGGGGTTTGAACCTCGAGCAGACCCACATGACCCAGCCAGATCGCCTCTCCCGCCTCTTTGGGCTGCTCAGCTTGGCACTGGCCTGGATGGTCCGCGTTGGGGCATGGCGGGCGGGGCAGCAGCCTATATCTACCAAGAAGCATGCTCGCCCGGCGATCAGCCGGGCGAGCTACGGGCGGGAACTCCTGTGCCCTGCCCTTCGGTGGGGAAAAACCACGTTCTACACGTACCTTGACCTGCTTAAGTCCCCTTTTCCCGCTCCTGAACGGCAAAAAACCTAA
- a CDS encoding IS630 family transposase (programmed frameshift) produces MTDRWLPSRLTRAQLEERRLHFLKLLETGQYSSKELAELLGVSMSTLRTWRHLLRHQGPGALQATITTGRVPALSGEQRETLKRLLNEGAQVHGFPDASWTTPRVREVIGRHFDIWHHRDHVRRILHQLGFSRQKPDQRALEQNPEAVATWIQTVLPENQKKVTAGATLVFLDEVGFSLKGTVKHTWALRGHTPVVYGKASWDKVSTIGALTTAGQFLQHTQHGAFKSPDVIRFLQHVLTHVPGEVMVVLDNAGIHKSKAVTAFATGEARLSLQYLPPYAPELNPIELVWAYVKRNVLGNFCARTLKELKARLKVRWARVRYVRLPARLLHSYLPS; encoded by the exons ATGACGGACCGTTGGCTGCCCTCGCGCCTGACGCGAGCTCAACTTGAAGAACGTCGACTGCACTTCCTCAAGCTGCTCGAAACTGGGCAATACAGCAGCAAGGAACTCGCGGAGCTTCTGGGTGTCTCCATGAGTACTCTGCGCACCTGGAGGCACCTCCTGCGGCACCAGGGTCCAGGTGCACTGCAGGCCACCATCACCACGGGGAGAGTGCCAGCACTCTCCGGAGAGCAGCGAGAGACCCTGAAGCGACTGCTCAACGAAGGCGCACAGGTGCATGGCTTCCCCGACGCGAGCTGGACGACCCCGCGCGTCCGGGAGGTCATCGGTCGTCACTTCGACATCTGGCATCATCGCGACCACGTGCGGAGAATCCTGCACCAGTTGGGCTTCTCCCGCCAGAAGCCCGATCAACGCGCGCTGGAACAGAATCCCGAAGCGGTGGCCACCTGGATTCAGACCGTCCTGCCCGAGA ATCAAAAAAAAGTAACGGCGGGAGCGACCCTGGTCTTCCTGGATGAGGTGGGGTTCAGCCTGAAAGGCACGGTGAAGCACACCTGGGCGCTGCGCGGCCACACGCCCGTGGTGTATGGCAAAGCCAGCTGGGACAAGGTGTCGACTATCGGTGCACTCACCACTGCCGGCCAGTTCCTGCAACACACGCAACACGGCGCGTTCAAGAGTCCGGACGTGATTCGCTTCCTGCAGCACGTGTTGACGCACGTTCCAGGAGAGGTCATGGTCGTCCTCGACAACGCCGGCATCCACAAATCGAAGGCCGTCACGGCCTTCGCAACAGGTGAAGCACGGCTGTCTCTGCAATATCTCCCGCCGTACGCTCCGGAACTCAATCCCATTGAACTGGTGTGGGCCTATGTCAAGCGCAACGTCCTGGGGAACTTCTGTGCACGGACACTGAAGGAATTGAAGGCGCGCCTCAAGGTTAGATGGGCGCGCGTCCGGTATGTCCGACTCCCTGCTCGCCTCCTCCACAGCTACCTTCCGTCCTAA